GGGGAGGGACCCCAACCTGGTCAAGCTGAGGAGGTCCGGGAAGCTCCCAACGGATTTCGCTGTCAGGCCCTTGGAGAGGAGTAGCGAGGGCCTCCTCCTTGACGTGACGACGATGAGCAGCGAGGTAACCAGGAACCTCGTCCAGAGCGTACTAGAGGGCTCCCTAGATACCAGAGCTGGCCGCTTCGAGATAGAGAGGGTCGAGGTGGAGAGCTTCGATCCCAAAGATGTGCTATCCACCAGCGTTCCAGTTAGGAGCTTCTCGGTGAGGTTCCTCACACCCACCTTCCTCAGGGCGGAGGGAGGGGTTAAGGGGGGAGTCTTCGTCCCGATGCCCATACCTGCTAGGATGCTGATGAACCTCATGAAGGTCTGGAACAGGTTCCTCGGAGGTATGGAAGCTAAGGATGAGTTCCGGAGGTGGCTGGAGTCCTGGGGCATAGTGGTATCGGGCCTCAACATAAGGACAGTCAAGATAGAGGACGAGGGTAGGTTCTTCGTGGGTTTCGTTGGCTGGGCCAACTTCTCGGCTAACGACAGCTACTACGATGGCGAGTTCCTCAGGCTGGTGGACGCCCTGATGAGGTTCGGGGAGTTCGTCAACGTGGGGGGACTCAGGTCCAAGGGGTTCGGGGTCATCTCCTACAGGAGGAGGGATCACCCGAGGCAGTAGGCGGAGTAACCGCAGGCCTCGCACTTACCATGCTTGCTGGTCGGTACCTTACCGTCGTATA
This is a stretch of genomic DNA from Candidatus Korarchaeum sp.. It encodes these proteins:
- the cas6 gene encoding CRISPR system precrRNA processing endoribonuclease RAMP protein Cas6, with the translated sequence MSSPQSFRLPGFAGFASYSIVMDVLEGRDPNLVKLRRSGKLPTDFAVRPLERSSEGLLLDVTTMSSEVTRNLVQSVLEGSLDTRAGRFEIERVEVESFDPKDVLSTSVPVRSFSVRFLTPTFLRAEGGVKGGVFVPMPIPARMLMNLMKVWNRFLGGMEAKDEFRRWLESWGIVVSGLNIRTVKIEDEGRFFVGFVGWANFSANDSYYDGEFLRLVDALMRFGEFVNVGGLRSKGFGVISYRRRDHPRQ